Proteins found in one Microcella daejeonensis genomic segment:
- a CDS encoding helix-turn-helix domain-containing protein codes for MSGDLSDMRFLTVAEVADMMRVSTMTVYRLVHAGELPAIRFGRSFRIPESAVAAAVRPGIADVG; via the coding sequence ATGAGCGGCGATCTCAGCGATATGCGCTTCCTCACCGTCGCGGAGGTCGCCGACATGATGCGCGTCTCGACCATGACCGTCTACCGCCTCGTGCACGCCGGCGAGCTGCCGGCCATCCGCTTCGGCCGCAGCTTCCGCATCCCCGAGTCGGCGGTCGCCGCCGCGGTGCGCCCCGGCATCGCCGACGTCGGCTGA
- a CDS encoding Dabb family protein encodes MIRHIVCWTLNSSDPDERAAAVAGMRERLEVLPQVIPGLRSLTVSPDVGDVDANWDVVLVSEHDDRAALAAYIEHPAHVEAAGFTRSVVAERACVDVEL; translated from the coding sequence ATGATCCGACACATCGTCTGCTGGACGCTGAACAGCTCCGACCCCGACGAGCGCGCCGCGGCCGTCGCCGGCATGCGCGAGCGCCTCGAGGTGCTGCCGCAGGTCATCCCTGGCCTTCGCTCGCTGACCGTCAGCCCCGATGTCGGCGACGTCGACGCGAACTGGGATGTCGTGCTCGTCTCCGAGCACGATGACCGCGCGGCGCTCGCCGCCTACATCGAGCACCCGGCGCACGTCGAGGCCGCCGGATTCACCCGCTCGGTCGTCGCCGAGCGCGCCTGCGTCGACGTCGAGCTGTAG
- a CDS encoding DNA-formamidopyrimidine glycosylase family protein, which yields MPEGDTVHRAASRLHEALAGRTVTHCDVRVPQYATVDLSGEPVHEVVARGKHLLMRIGTTTVHSHLKMEGSWHVYRPGARWRRPAFEARMVLEVGAAGGGSAGGSVGGSLGGSLGSEHRGAESIAADIPPVDEQGWQAVGFALGELEIAPTAQEEQMVGYLGPDPLGPDWDRTEALARLTADPARPIGLALLDQRIIAGLGNDYRNETLFLRGVLPETPVGEVDAAAAVDLAVRLIRANRDRVERTTTGDTRRGRRLWVAHRERQPCRRCGTPVRQGTLGDSALTERMTWYCPSCQR from the coding sequence GTGCCCGAGGGTGACACCGTCCACCGGGCCGCGAGCCGCCTGCACGAGGCGCTCGCCGGCCGCACCGTCACGCACTGCGACGTGCGTGTTCCGCAGTACGCGACGGTCGACCTCAGCGGCGAGCCGGTGCACGAGGTCGTCGCCCGCGGCAAGCACCTGCTCATGCGCATCGGCACGACGACCGTGCACTCGCACCTCAAGATGGAGGGCTCGTGGCACGTCTACCGGCCCGGAGCGCGCTGGCGGCGACCCGCCTTCGAGGCGCGCATGGTGCTCGAGGTGGGCGCCGCGGGCGGCGGCTCGGCCGGCGGCTCGGTCGGCGGCTCGCTCGGCGGCTCGCTCGGCAGCGAGCACCGCGGGGCCGAGAGCATCGCGGCCGACATCCCGCCGGTCGACGAGCAGGGCTGGCAGGCCGTCGGCTTCGCGCTCGGGGAGCTCGAGATCGCACCCACCGCCCAGGAGGAGCAGATGGTCGGCTACCTCGGCCCCGACCCGCTCGGGCCCGACTGGGATCGCACCGAGGCGCTCGCGCGCCTCACCGCCGACCCCGCGCGCCCCATCGGGCTCGCCCTGCTCGATCAGCGCATCATCGCCGGGCTCGGCAACGACTACCGCAACGAGACGCTGTTCCTGCGCGGCGTGCTGCCCGAGACCCCGGTGGGCGAAGTGGATGCCGCTGCCGCGGTCGATCTCGCCGTCCGGCTCATCCGCGCCAACCGCGACCGGGTCGAGCGCACGACGACCGGCGACACGCGCCGAGGGCGACGGCTCTGGGTCGCGCACCGGGAGCGGCAGCCGTGCCGCCGCTGCGGCACGCCCGTGCGGCAGGGCACCCTGGGCGACTCGGCGCTGACCGAGCGGATGACCTGGTACTGCCCGAGCTGCCAGCGCTGA
- a CDS encoding TrkH family potassium uptake protein, producing the protein MSTATRPGPRRDQSPSALRRARSAVVALTTSSPARFAILVFTALILITTLLLTLPIARAGERSGTPLADAVFTAVSAICVTGLSTVDMASYWSPFGNVVIVVAMQVGGIGVLTMASILGLIVARRMGLRAKLLAASDTNPSRVHAGPVSESQAVRLGEIGTLLATVAMSAIIIELVITALIVPRLLLEGFDPWSAVWQGFYLALSAFTNTGFVPFDGGIARFESDPWMLGVLSIAVFLGAIGFPVIFALARWVKRRQRLGVHAQLTLATTGILLAIGWVAIGALEWSNQATLGGQEPLNRPLTAFFTSMMSRSGGLSTVDIGEMNGSTLMVLDMLMFVGGGSASTAGGIKVTTLAVLFLAAYAEARGVPDMEAFGRRVPVDVLRLAVSIVLWGATIVATATIIVLHITKEPLDRVLFDVISAFATCGLSTGLTGPDLEEPAKYVLAATMWAGRVGTVTLAAALAASERRQLFRRPEERPIVG; encoded by the coding sequence ATGTCGACTGCGACACGCCCGGGCCCGCGCCGCGATCAGAGCCCGAGCGCACTGCGCCGTGCACGGTCGGCGGTCGTCGCGCTGACGACCTCGTCGCCCGCCCGCTTCGCCATCCTCGTCTTCACCGCGCTCATCCTCATCACGACCCTGCTGCTGACCCTGCCGATCGCGCGGGCCGGGGAGCGCAGCGGCACGCCGCTCGCCGATGCCGTCTTCACGGCCGTGTCGGCGATCTGCGTAACCGGCCTCTCCACCGTCGACATGGCGTCGTACTGGTCGCCGTTCGGCAACGTCGTCATCGTCGTCGCCATGCAGGTGGGCGGCATCGGCGTGCTGACGATGGCGAGCATCCTCGGCCTCATCGTCGCCCGCCGCATGGGGCTGCGGGCGAAGCTGCTCGCAGCCTCCGACACCAATCCCTCCCGCGTTCACGCGGGGCCGGTGAGCGAGTCGCAGGCCGTGCGCCTCGGCGAGATCGGCACGCTGCTGGCGACCGTGGCGATGAGCGCGATCATCATCGAGCTGGTGATCACCGCGCTCATCGTGCCGCGGCTGCTGCTCGAGGGCTTCGACCCGTGGTCGGCCGTGTGGCAGGGCTTCTACCTCGCGCTGTCGGCGTTCACCAACACCGGCTTCGTCCCCTTCGACGGCGGCATCGCCCGGTTCGAGAGCGATCCATGGATGCTCGGGGTGCTGTCGATCGCCGTCTTCCTGGGCGCGATCGGGTTCCCCGTCATCTTCGCGCTCGCGCGGTGGGTCAAGCGCCGCCAGCGCCTCGGCGTGCACGCGCAGCTGACGCTCGCCACCACGGGCATCCTGCTCGCGATCGGCTGGGTCGCCATCGGCGCGCTCGAGTGGAGCAATCAGGCGACCCTCGGCGGGCAGGAGCCGCTGAACCGCCCGCTCACGGCCTTCTTCACCTCGATGATGTCGCGCTCGGGCGGGCTCTCGACGGTCGACATCGGCGAGATGAACGGCTCGACGCTCATGGTGCTCGACATGCTCATGTTCGTCGGCGGCGGCTCGGCATCCACCGCCGGCGGCATCAAGGTCACCACGCTCGCGGTGCTGTTCCTCGCCGCCTACGCCGAGGCGCGCGGCGTGCCCGACATGGAGGCCTTCGGCAGGCGCGTGCCCGTCGACGTGCTGCGCCTCGCCGTCAGCATCGTGCTGTGGGGCGCCACGATCGTGGCCACCGCGACGATCATCGTGCTGCACATCACCAAGGAACCGCTCGACCGCGTGCTGTTCGACGTGATCTCGGCGTTCGCCACCTGCGGGCTCTCGACGGGCCTCACCGGGCCCGATCTCGAGGAGCCCGCGAAGTACGTGCTCGCGGCGACGATGTGGGCAGGGCGCGTTGGTACAGTGACCCTCGCCGCGGCGCTGGCCGCGAGCGAACGGCGGCAGCTGTTCCGCCGCCCCGAGGAGAGGCCCATCGTTGGTTGA
- a CDS encoding cation diffusion facilitator family transporter, which produces MSATGWNRFGARGVDPQQAQAIREVLIGTPGVQTVGEVIVHRVEKAGVLVTATLGFGPSTPNADVVAVLREVKRGIRAAMPEASAIVLEPEVAAPRDDADPPTDTIVIRGAD; this is translated from the coding sequence ATGAGCGCGACCGGATGGAACCGCTTCGGCGCACGGGGGGTCGACCCCCAGCAGGCGCAGGCGATCCGCGAGGTACTGATCGGCACGCCGGGCGTGCAGACGGTCGGCGAGGTGATCGTGCACCGCGTCGAGAAGGCCGGCGTGCTCGTCACCGCGACGCTCGGCTTCGGCCCCAGCACCCCCAACGCCGACGTCGTCGCCGTGCTGCGCGAGGTCAAGCGCGGCATCCGCGCCGCCATGCCCGAGGCGAGCGCCATCGTGCTCGAGCCGGAGGTCGCCGCCCCGCGCGACGATGCCGACCCGCCCACCGACACGATCGTCATCCGCGGCGCCGACTGA
- a CDS encoding 30S ribosomal protein bS22, which produces MGSVIKKRRKRMAKKKHRKLLRKTRHQRRNKK; this is translated from the coding sequence ATGGGTTCTGTCATCAAGAAGCGCCGCAAGCGGATGGCGAAGAAGAAGCACCGCAAGCTGCTGCGCAAGACGCGTCACCAGCGTCGCAACAAGAAGTAG
- a CDS encoding thermonuclease family protein, with the protein MRTPLLLPLLGGAITLLAGLQACAGVTIGDATTAERGGATYGPGGASGEIAAGGAGTVVAITDGDTLRLDVDGEELRVRLIGVDTPEVRDPVECYGDEATAALEALAPVGSTLGYAYDRDPQDQYGRELMYLRTAEGTVINLALVEQGAGRAVLFEPNDQIWDALQQAERDAQAAGLGLWGAC; encoded by the coding sequence GTGCGCACGCCCCTCCTCCTCCCCCTGCTCGGCGGCGCGATCACCCTCCTGGCCGGTCTGCAGGCCTGCGCGGGGGTGACGATCGGCGACGCCACGACCGCGGAGCGCGGCGGGGCGACCTACGGCCCGGGTGGCGCGAGCGGCGAGATCGCCGCGGGCGGCGCGGGCACCGTCGTCGCGATCACCGACGGCGACACCCTGCGCCTCGACGTCGACGGGGAGGAGCTGCGCGTGCGCCTCATCGGCGTCGACACCCCCGAGGTGCGCGACCCGGTCGAGTGCTACGGCGACGAGGCCACCGCGGCGCTCGAGGCGCTCGCGCCCGTCGGCAGCACCCTCGGCTACGCCTACGACCGCGATCCGCAGGATCAGTACGGTCGCGAGCTCATGTACCTGCGCACGGCCGAGGGCACGGTCATCAACCTCGCGCTCGTCGAGCAGGGCGCCGGTCGCGCCGTGCTCTTCGAGCCCAACGATCAGATCTGGGATGCCCTGCAGCAGGCCGAGCGGGATGCCCAGGCGGCGGGCCTCGGCCTCTGGGGCGCCTGCTGA
- a CDS encoding GNAT family N-acetyltransferase — MDPLPTFSPAVAESWALPTADEIDRIDEDARSGVLVRIDRAREEAVSYLRLVGGSGALVLSAAGAEALSVEGGERLAPAEVEQRIHRAGIPMHDPDRVHHLPLDVHAEVRAERPLAGVRRLTADDADLFASFVAEAPPDDLDDAFVELDHWLVAGAVRDGRLVSVASMYPWRGTGTADLGVITLPDSRGRGLARATVRAISALALQQGYEPQYRCQLDNAASLALARGSGFRALGDWSVSRPTA, encoded by the coding sequence ATGGATCCCCTGCCGACGTTCTCCCCGGCCGTCGCGGAGTCCTGGGCGCTGCCGACCGCCGACGAGATCGATCGCATCGATGAGGATGCTCGATCCGGGGTGCTCGTCCGCATCGATCGCGCGCGGGAGGAGGCCGTGTCGTACCTCCGGCTCGTCGGAGGCTCCGGTGCGCTCGTGCTCTCGGCGGCGGGAGCCGAGGCGCTCTCCGTCGAGGGAGGCGAGCGGCTCGCGCCGGCCGAGGTCGAGCAGCGCATCCACCGAGCGGGGATCCCGATGCACGATCCCGATCGCGTGCACCATCTGCCGCTCGACGTGCACGCCGAGGTCCGCGCCGAGCGCCCGCTCGCGGGGGTGCGGCGCCTCACCGCCGACGACGCCGATCTCTTCGCCTCCTTCGTCGCCGAGGCTCCCCCCGACGACCTCGACGACGCCTTCGTCGAGCTCGATCACTGGCTCGTCGCGGGCGCCGTGCGCGATGGGCGGCTCGTCTCCGTCGCGAGCATGTACCCGTGGCGCGGGACCGGCACGGCCGACCTCGGCGTGATCACGCTGCCGGACTCCCGCGGTCGGGGCCTCGCGCGCGCCACGGTGCGCGCGATCAGCGCTCTCGCGCTGCAGCAGGGGTACGAGCCGCAGTACCGGTGCCAGCTCGACAACGCGGCCTCCCTGGCGCTGGCGCGCGGCTCGGGCTTCCGGGCCCTGGGCGACTGGAGCGTGAGCCGGCCGACCGCCTGA
- a CDS encoding potassium channel family protein encodes MVERIRHDAPVLVIGLGRFGAATAGQLQRLGREVLAVDENPDLVQKWAERVTHAVQADARSLDALRQIGANDFSIAVVATGSSIESSVLITANLVDLKIPQIWAKAISQSHGKILARIGANHVIYPEAEAGERVAHLVSGRMIDFIEFDDDFVLVKMYPPKPIRGLSLTDSKVRSKYNITVVGVKSPGKPFTYATEQTVVSNHDLIIVSGTEGDIDRFASLDH; translated from the coding sequence TTGGTTGAGAGAATCCGGCACGACGCGCCCGTGCTCGTCATCGGGCTCGGCCGGTTCGGGGCCGCGACCGCGGGGCAGCTGCAGCGGCTCGGCCGCGAGGTGCTCGCCGTCGACGAGAACCCCGACCTGGTGCAGAAGTGGGCGGAGCGGGTGACGCACGCCGTGCAGGCCGATGCGCGATCGCTGGATGCCCTGCGCCAGATCGGCGCGAACGACTTCTCCATCGCCGTCGTCGCCACCGGCTCGTCGATCGAGTCGAGCGTGCTCATCACCGCGAACCTCGTCGACCTCAAGATCCCGCAGATCTGGGCCAAGGCGATCAGCCAGTCGCACGGCAAGATCCTCGCCCGCATCGGGGCGAACCACGTCATCTACCCCGAGGCCGAGGCCGGCGAGCGCGTCGCCCACCTCGTCTCGGGCCGCATGATCGACTTCATCGAGTTCGACGACGACTTCGTGCTGGTCAAGATGTACCCGCCGAAGCCCATCCGCGGCCTCTCGCTCACCGACTCGAAGGTGCGCTCGAAGTACAACATCACCGTCGTCGGCGTGAAGAGCCCCGGCAAGCCCTTCACCTACGCCACCGAGCAGACCGTGGTCTCGAACCACGACCTCATCATCGTCTCGGGCACCGAGGGCGACATCGACCGCTTCGCCTCGCTCGACCACTAG
- a CDS encoding SOS response-associated peptidase encodes MCGRYANTKSGEELGRYFEADEVDAVAMPPSWNIAPTQQVPIVVDRLPKDDPEGVPSRFVTSARWSLVPRFAKELVSKYPTFNARSETVAEKASFKSSLVRSRAILPADGYYEWHTVEGADGKPIKTPHWIHDPVEGELAFAGLYSWWRPPVAEGAAPGPWMLTATMLTRAAHGPAASIHDRAPVMLPRETWDDWLDPTIEGDEALVEMIVSESDQVLERLQLHAVAPLRGDGPELIRPLG; translated from the coding sequence ATGTGCGGCCGGTACGCGAACACGAAGAGCGGCGAGGAGCTCGGCCGGTACTTCGAGGCCGATGAGGTCGACGCGGTCGCGATGCCGCCCAGCTGGAACATCGCCCCCACCCAGCAGGTGCCGATCGTCGTCGACCGGCTGCCGAAGGACGACCCCGAGGGCGTGCCCTCCCGCTTCGTGACGAGCGCGCGCTGGTCGCTCGTGCCCCGCTTCGCGAAGGAGCTGGTCTCGAAGTACCCGACCTTCAACGCGCGCAGCGAGACGGTGGCCGAGAAGGCCTCGTTCAAGAGCTCGCTCGTGCGCTCGCGGGCGATCCTGCCCGCCGACGGCTACTACGAGTGGCACACCGTCGAGGGCGCCGACGGCAAGCCCATCAAGACCCCGCACTGGATCCACGACCCGGTCGAGGGCGAGCTCGCCTTCGCCGGCCTCTACTCCTGGTGGCGGCCGCCGGTCGCCGAGGGGGCGGCCCCCGGCCCCTGGATGCTCACCGCGACCATGCTGACGCGCGCGGCCCACGGGCCCGCAGCGAGCATCCACGACCGCGCCCCCGTCATGCTGCCGCGCGAGACCTGGGACGACTGGCTCGACCCGACGATCGAGGGCGATGAGGCGCTCGTCGAGATGATCGTCAGCGAGAGCGATCAGGTGCTCGAGCGGCTGCAGCTGCACGCCGTGGCGCCGCTGCGGGGCGACGGGCCGGAGCTGATCCGACCGCTGGGCTGA
- a CDS encoding ArsR/SmtB family transcription factor, whose translation MADIFDVIADATRRELLQHLRDAAGADGPGELSVGELVDRMDATQPTVSKHLKVLREHGLVHAREEGQHRYYSIDTAPLETIEDWIIPFLADEDEYAFAGPTSPVFAAWADADLEQAGSTVGRRAAEASHQARQALTGAQERLHDVQERLHDVQEKVSRRLPWRRGDS comes from the coding sequence ATGGCCGACATCTTCGACGTGATCGCCGACGCCACCCGGCGCGAGCTGCTGCAGCACCTGCGCGACGCGGCCGGGGCCGACGGCCCGGGGGAGCTGAGCGTCGGCGAGCTGGTCGACCGCATGGACGCGACCCAGCCCACCGTCTCGAAGCACCTCAAGGTGCTGCGCGAGCACGGCCTCGTGCACGCGCGCGAGGAGGGGCAGCACCGCTACTACTCCATCGACACCGCGCCGCTCGAGACGATCGAGGACTGGATCATCCCCTTCCTCGCCGACGAGGACGAGTACGCGTTCGCCGGACCGACGAGCCCGGTCTTCGCCGCCTGGGCCGACGCCGATCTCGAGCAGGCCGGCAGCACGGTGGGGCGCCGGGCCGCCGAGGCCTCGCACCAGGCCCGTCAGGCCCTCACCGGAGCCCAGGAGCGGCTGCACGACGTGCAGGAGCGCCTGCACGACGTGCAGGAGAAGGTCTCGCGCCGCCTGCCGTGGCGCCGCGGCGACAGCTGA
- a CDS encoding glutaredoxin family protein — MPPVAVTLLTKPGCHLCDDARAIVEQVVGEVEGVVLDERSILDDEALNARYWDEIPVVLVDGAVHTIWRVDPARLRAALQEATA; from the coding sequence GTGCCCCCCGTCGCCGTGACCCTGCTGACCAAGCCGGGCTGCCACCTCTGCGATGACGCCCGCGCGATCGTCGAGCAGGTCGTCGGCGAGGTCGAGGGCGTCGTGCTCGACGAGAGGTCGATCCTCGACGACGAGGCGCTGAACGCCCGCTACTGGGACGAGATCCCGGTCGTGCTCGTCGACGGCGCCGTGCACACCATCTGGCGGGTCGACCCGGCCCGTCTCCGCGCCGCACTGCAGGAGGCCACCGCATGA
- a CDS encoding nucleoside deaminase, which yields MTAVREIDRAAMREALDEARAALATADVPVGAVVLDPEGAVIGRGRNAREAEGDPTAHAEVLALRDAAAQHGGWNLEGCTLVVTLEPCVMCAGAILSARASRVVFGAYDDKAGAAGGALDLLRERRLPLRVAEVVGGVLEEECASLLTAFFADRRP from the coding sequence GACGAGGCCCGCGCGGCCCTCGCCACCGCCGACGTGCCGGTCGGCGCCGTCGTGCTCGACCCCGAGGGGGCGGTCATCGGCCGCGGCCGCAACGCGCGCGAGGCCGAGGGCGATCCGACCGCGCACGCCGAGGTGCTCGCCCTCCGCGACGCGGCGGCGCAGCACGGCGGCTGGAACCTCGAGGGATGCACGCTCGTCGTCACCCTGGAGCCCTGCGTCATGTGCGCCGGCGCCATCCTCTCGGCCCGGGCGAGCCGCGTGGTCTTCGGCGCCTACGACGACAAGGCCGGAGCCGCCGGAGGCGCCCTCGACCTGCTGCGCGAGCGGCGCCTGCCCCTGCGCGTCGCCGAGGTGGTCGGCGGCGTGCTGGAGGAGGAGTGCGCATCCCTGCTCACGGCGTTCTTCGCCGACCGCCGCCCTTAG
- a CDS encoding HAD family hydrolase produces MPVPEGSDDAPTAPPVLAFFDIDNTLMRGASLFHIGTAAWRRGFVTGRDVARFLWHQVRFTAVGENPRHQASARAGALRMVEGRTEQDLIELANDTYEHSIHLRLIPDTVALAHEHRDKGHEVWLLSATPQVMAEVIAERLGLTGGVGTQAEIVDGVYTGNLVDSLMHGQRKADRAAELAAARGAPLVDCWAYSDSRNDLPLLQLTGNRVVVNPDAALERHATAEGWPILTAKPASVRAARRRIRREGRTVAAEPQQPPA; encoded by the coding sequence ATGCCCGTCCCCGAAGGAAGCGACGACGCCCCCACGGCCCCGCCCGTGCTGGCGTTCTTCGACATCGACAACACTCTGATGCGGGGCGCGAGCCTGTTCCACATCGGAACCGCCGCCTGGCGCCGCGGCTTCGTCACCGGTCGCGACGTCGCCCGGTTCCTCTGGCACCAGGTGCGCTTCACCGCGGTCGGCGAGAACCCGCGCCACCAGGCCTCGGCCCGCGCGGGCGCGCTGCGCATGGTCGAGGGGCGCACCGAGCAGGATCTGATCGAGCTCGCCAACGACACCTACGAGCACTCCATCCACCTGCGGCTCATCCCCGATACGGTCGCCCTCGCGCACGAGCACCGCGACAAGGGCCACGAGGTGTGGCTGCTGAGCGCGACCCCGCAGGTCATGGCCGAGGTCATCGCCGAGCGGCTCGGCCTCACCGGCGGCGTCGGCACGCAGGCCGAGATCGTCGACGGCGTCTACACGGGCAATCTCGTCGACTCGCTCATGCACGGGCAGCGCAAGGCGGACCGCGCGGCCGAGCTCGCCGCCGCCCGCGGCGCCCCGCTCGTCGACTGCTGGGCCTACAGCGACAGCCGCAACGATCTGCCGCTGCTGCAGCTGACCGGCAACCGCGTGGTGGTGAATCCGGATGCCGCTCTCGAGCGCCACGCCACCGCCGAGGGCTGGCCCATCCTCACCGCGAAGCCGGCGAGCGTGCGAGCCGCGCGCCGGCGCATCCGCCGCGAGGGCCGCACGGTCGCGGCCGAGCCGCAGCAGCCGCCGGCCTGA
- the proC gene encoding pyrroline-5-carboxylate reductase, producing the protein MSTPLPSIAILGTGSMGGAILQGLRRPEVAVGAVRVTTRSEASAAALRAEGVDARAAEHEADANRWAVRDARLVLLGVKPAQIVGLLEEIADALHPEALVLSVAAGIPTAAMQAVVPNAVVRAMPNTPALVGRGVTGISGGSRASAAHLALADDLFRTVGTVIELPEDQIDALSTISGSGPAYVFLLVEEFTRAAEAMGFDDGVARLMVQQTFLGATALLEASGDDPEELRRRVTSPKGTTERAVAVLQQAELAALFTRAAEAALARARELATGA; encoded by the coding sequence ATGAGCACCCCACTGCCGTCCATCGCCATCCTCGGCACCGGGTCGATGGGGGGCGCCATCCTCCAGGGCCTGCGCCGACCCGAGGTCGCTGTGGGCGCCGTGCGGGTGACGACGCGCTCCGAGGCCTCGGCCGCCGCCCTGCGCGCGGAGGGCGTCGACGCGCGCGCCGCCGAGCACGAGGCCGACGCGAACCGCTGGGCGGTGCGGGATGCCCGGCTCGTGCTGCTCGGAGTGAAGCCCGCGCAGATCGTCGGCCTGCTCGAGGAGATCGCCGACGCCCTGCACCCGGAGGCGCTCGTGCTGAGCGTCGCGGCCGGCATCCCGACCGCCGCCATGCAGGCCGTCGTGCCGAACGCCGTCGTGCGCGCCATGCCCAACACGCCCGCGCTCGTGGGTCGCGGTGTCACCGGCATCTCGGGCGGCTCGCGCGCGAGCGCCGCGCACCTCGCCCTCGCCGACGACCTGTTCCGCACCGTCGGCACGGTCATCGAGCTGCCCGAGGACCAGATCGACGCACTGTCGACCATCTCGGGCTCGGGCCCCGCCTACGTCTTCCTGCTCGTCGAGGAGTTCACCCGCGCCGCCGAGGCGATGGGCTTCGACGACGGCGTCGCGCGGCTCATGGTGCAGCAGACCTTCCTGGGCGCGACCGCGCTGCTCGAGGCGTCGGGCGACGACCCCGAGGAGCTGCGCCGCCGCGTCACGAGCCCGAAGGGCACGACCGAGCGCGCCGTCGCCGTGCTGCAGCAGGCCGAGCTCGCCGCCCTCTTCACCCGCGCCGCCGAGGCCGCGCTCGCCCGCGCGCGCGAGCTCGCCACCGGCGCCTGA